The genomic stretch CGGAGGCAGAGCTCTCCGGGAACGGCGCCCGCGAGGCGATCCTCTACCTGCGTCGCAACGGCTGGACGGACCAGGACACCTTCTCGATCCAGACGGCCGCGGGCAACATCACGCCCCGCATCACGGGTGAGCGCACATGCACCGTGGACATGGGCCGCGCCAGCGTGCGCAGCAAGGACTTTCCGTCTGGCGGCGAGGACGGCAAGGGCACCGTGGAGTCGGCCGGCCGTGAGTTCGACTTCCAGCACGTGTCGATCGGCAACCCGCAGTGCGCGATCGAGGCGGGGGAAGAGCTCGGACAGCTCGATCTGGGGCGCTACGGGCCGGGCATCGAGCGCAGCGACCTCTTCCCCAACCGCACGAACGTGTCGTTCTGGCGGCGCGACAGCGAAAGCGAGATCACGGCGCGGATCTTCGAGCGCGGAGTGGGGGAGACGATGTCGTCGGGCACCGGCGCCAGCGGGGCCGCCGTGGCAGCCGTGCTGCGCGGGGCCAAGAGCCCCGTGACCGTGCACCTCGACGGCGGCGACCTCGAGGTGGAGGTGGGAGAGGACCTGCAGGTGAACCTGACGGGCTGGGCGGTGCCGGTGTACGCGGGCGCGCTCAGCGACGAACTACTGGAGGAACTGCGTGAGGCACAGTAAGCGGCTCGAGGCACTGCCCCCGTACCTGTTCGCGGAGCTGGAGCGGAAGATCCAGGCGAAGAAGGCCGAGGGAGTGGACGTGATCAGCCTCGGCATCGGCGATCCGGACACGCCCACGCCGGGCTTCGTGATCGACGCGCTGAGCCAGGCGGCGCGCGACCCGGGCACGCACCAGTACCCGTCGAACCGCGGCCGTCCCGAGTTCCGCCAGGGAGTGGCGGACTTCTACAGGCGCCGCTTCGGCGTGGAGCTCGACGCGGACACGGAGATCATCCCGGCGCTCGGTGCGAAGGAGTGCATCTTCAACCTCAACCTCGCCTTCCTCGATCCCGGCGACACCGCGCTCGCCTCGGATCCGGGCTACCCGGTGTACACCGGAGGGCCGCTCCTGAGCGGGGCCGAGCCAGTGCTGATGCCGCTCGTGCCGGAACTCGGCTTCGCGCCGGACCTCGACGCGATCGAGGACCCGGCGCGCGCCAAGCTCATGTTCCTCAACTACCCCAACAACCCCACCGGCGCGGTGCTGCCGGACGGGCTGTTCGAGCGAGCTATCGAGTTCGCGCGCGAGCACGACATCCTCGTGGTGCACGATGCCTCCTACACCGAGATCCACTTCGACGGCTACAGGCCCCCGAGCTTCCTCGAGACGCCGGGCGCAAAGGACGTGGGCGTGGAGGTGTTCTCGCTCTCGAAGGGCTACAACATGACCGGCTGGCGCACCGCGGCGATCGTGGGGAACGCGGAGGCGATCGAGGCGTACTGGCGGCTGAAGACGAACATCGACAGCGGCATGTTCGACGCCGTGCAGCTGGCAGCGGTGGCTGCGCTGCGCGATGGCGACGAGACGGCGCGCGAGATGAGCGCGATCTACCAGCGTCGCCGCGACCTCGTGTGCCGAGCGCTGCGGGAAATCGGCGTGGACGTGACGCCACCGAAGGGCACGATCTACGTGTGGGCGCCGGTGCCTGAGGGCCACACGTCG from Thermoleophilaceae bacterium encodes the following:
- a CDS encoding LL-diaminopimelate aminotransferase, with the protein product MRHSKRLEALPPYLFAELERKIQAKKAEGVDVISLGIGDPDTPTPGFVIDALSQAARDPGTHQYPSNRGRPEFRQGVADFYRRRFGVELDADTEIIPALGAKECIFNLNLAFLDPGDTALASDPGYPVYTGGPLLSGAEPVLMPLVPELGFAPDLDAIEDPARAKLMFLNYPNNPTGAVLPDGLFERAIEFAREHDILVVHDASYTEIHFDGYRPPSFLETPGAKDVGVEVFSLSKGYNMTGWRTAAIVGNAEAIEAYWRLKTNIDSGMFDAVQLAAVAALRDGDETAREMSAIYQRRRDLVCRALREIGVDVTPPKGTIYVWAPVPEGHTSASYCELVLEESGVVISPGGAYGQSGEGWFRISLTVPDDRLSEAVERMRSSLGG
- the dapF gene encoding diaminopimelate epimerase; translation: MRFEKWQALGNDYIIVEERDLPFELTPTRIQTICAPHTGVGSDGILLLSDASEPGFVARLRIFNPDGSEAELSGNGAREAILYLRRNGWTDQDTFSIQTAAGNITPRITGERTCTVDMGRASVRSKDFPSGGEDGKGTVESAGREFDFQHVSIGNPQCAIEAGEELGQLDLGRYGPGIERSDLFPNRTNVSFWRRDSESEITARIFERGVGETMSSGTGASGAAVAAVLRGAKSPVTVHLDGGDLEVEVGEDLQVNLTGWAVPVYAGALSDELLEELREAQ